A DNA window from Micromonospora sp. NBC_01739 contains the following coding sequences:
- a CDS encoding transporter substrate-binding domain-containing protein gives MSESEGPVGDPLPQRPAQPAEPAQPGEPVGPAAANRTRWLRLGALIVLLVVAAVTVVRVVSATAPPSREQLRERAELTGKQELLIGVKDDQPGVSQQLETGAFVGFDIEIAYMIAEDLGFEASRVRFLPIESEDRARRQARDGNRYVTVDLVIASYSITEERRRQGVIFSAPYLQTEQSVVTRADSDLRPTTFADLAGRTVCTLATSTAEQNLAAAGARAHGRNRISDCIRELHDGEIDAVTTDAAILAGFVAPPAVEAAPPKVKIENPKPLRHFDIGASGDELWGVNTGPNPAVRDLVNLSLEQARTGRNGKRWRTAFDRYFGYAQQYSVEQQVAVDRQPPPGPGDKVEVRQWPWERFAWRHPSPARPGPAFVAARGRARPNSGC, from the coding sequence ATGAGTGAATCCGAAGGACCGGTCGGCGATCCGCTGCCGCAGCGCCCCGCCCAGCCCGCCGAGCCCGCTCAGCCCGGCGAACCAGTCGGGCCCGCCGCCGCGAACCGCACCCGGTGGCTGCGCCTCGGCGCGCTGATCGTGCTGCTGGTGGTGGCCGCGGTCACGGTGGTGCGGGTGGTCAGCGCGACCGCCCCACCCAGCCGGGAGCAGTTGCGGGAACGCGCCGAACTCACCGGCAAACAGGAGCTGCTGATCGGGGTCAAGGACGATCAGCCGGGAGTCTCGCAACAGTTGGAGACCGGTGCCTTCGTCGGCTTCGACATCGAGATCGCGTACATGATCGCCGAGGATCTGGGCTTCGAGGCGTCACGGGTGCGGTTCCTGCCCATCGAGAGCGAGGACCGGGCCCGTCGACAGGCCCGCGACGGGAATCGGTACGTCACGGTCGATCTGGTGATCGCCTCGTACAGCATCACGGAGGAGCGTCGGCGTCAGGGTGTGATCTTCTCCGCGCCGTACCTGCAGACCGAGCAGTCCGTGGTCACCCGGGCGGACAGTGATCTGCGGCCGACCACCTTCGCCGACCTGGCAGGCCGCACGGTCTGCACCTTGGCGACCTCCACGGCGGAGCAGAACCTGGCCGCGGCAGGCGCTCGGGCGCACGGGCGTAACCGGATCAGCGACTGCATCCGGGAACTGCACGACGGCGAGATCGACGCGGTCACCACGGACGCGGCGATCCTGGCCGGATTCGTGGCTCCGCCGGCCGTCGAAGCGGCGCCCCCGAAGGTCAAGATAGAGAACCCCAAGCCGTTGCGTCACTTCGACATCGGCGCCTCCGGTGACGAGTTGTGGGGGGTCAACACCGGGCCCAACCCGGCCGTGCGTGACCTGGTCAATCTCTCCTTGGAGCAGGCGCGTACCGGCCGCAACGGCAAGCGGTGGCGGACCGCCTTCGACCGCTATTTCGGCTACGCCCAGCAGTACAGCGTCGAGCAGCAGGTTGCCGTCGACCGGCAGCCGCCGCCCGGCCCGGGGGACAAGGTGGAGGTGCGGCAGTGGCCATGGGAGAGGTTCGCCTGGCGGCACCCGAGCCCAGCCCGACCGGGCCCGGCATTCGTCGCCGCCCGGGGGCGCGCCAGACCCAACAGTGGCTGCTGA